In Salinibaculum sp. SYNS191, the genomic window GTCAGGAAAGTTCCGATTTACGAACTTTGTTTATCGAAATCGGAATCCCCCGGGCGACGTCCGACGCGGTCAGGGCCGGCAGGGCGACATTCGAAACGCTTACCGACGGGCCGGTACTTCCCGCAGGCATGAGCGAACCCGCCGTCGACCCCGAGGAGGTCCGGGACATCGCGGACCTCGCGCGGGTGGACCTCGCCGACGACGAACTCGAACTGTTCGCCGAGCAGTTCGCGGACATCCTCGCGTACTTCGAGACGCTGGACGAGGTGCCCGAAGTCGAACGCGAACCCGAACTGACGAACGTGATGCGCCCCGACGAGACCCGCGAGTGTCTCGACCAGTCGGAGGCGCTGCAAAACGCCGCGGAGACCGAGGACGGCTACTTCAAGGGTCCGCGCGTCTCATGAATCACAACGGCTACATCACGGAGGAGACCATCGCGGGCAGCGACGACGGCCCGCTGGCCGGGCGCACGGTCGCGGTCAAGGACAACATCTCCACCGAGGGCGTCCGGACAACCTGCGGGTCCGCGATGCTCGACGACTACGTCCCGCCCTACGACGCGACGGTCGTCCAGCGACTGAAGGACGCCGGCGCGACCATCCCCGGCAAGACCAACATGGACGAGTTCGGGATGGGAACGACCACGGAGACCAGCGCCTTCGGGCCGACGGAGAACCCCGCCGCCGAAGGGCACGTCCCCGGCGGCTCCTCGGGTGGCTCCGCGGCCGTCGTCGCGGCCGGTGACGCGGACATGGCGCTGGGCACCGACACCGGCGGCTCGGTGCGCTGCCCGGCCGCCTTCTGCGGCGTCGTCGGCATCAAACCCACCTACGGACTGGTCTCGCGGTACGGCCTCGTCGCATACGCCAACTCCCTGGAGCAGATCGGTCCCATCGCTCCGACCGTCGAGGAGGCCGCTGAACTGCTGGAGGTCGTCGCCGGCCCCGACGAGCGGGACGCGACCACCCAGGACGCGACTGAGTACGGCACGGACTACGACTTCGCCGGCGCCGCCGACGGCGACGTCGACGGCCTCTCCATCGGCGTCCCGACCGAACTCGTCGAGGGGGCCGACGATGAAGTCGTCGAGACGTTCTGGGACGCCATCGACGAACTGGAGGCACAGGGAGCCAGCTACCACGAGGTGGACCTGCCGAGCGTCGAACACGCCGTCGAGGCGTACTACGTCATCGCGATGTCCGAGGCGTCCTCGAACCTGGCGCGGTTCGACGGCGTCCGCTACGGCACCTCGGGCGGCTACGAGGGCAACTGGAACGAGAGCTTCGCGAAGGCCCGCGAAGAAGGCTTCGGGGCGGAGGTCAAGCGGCGCGTCCTGCTCGGGACGTACGCGCTCTCGGCGGGCTACCAGGACAAGTACTACAAGAAGGCCCAGGACGCCCGCGCCTGGGTCAAGCAGGACTTCGACGAGGCGCTCTCGGACGCGGACGTGCTCGCCTCGCCGACCATGCCCGTCCCGCCGTTCGAACTCGGCGAGAGCCTGGACGACCCGCTGAAGATGTACCTCGCCGACGCGAACACGACGCCGGTGAACCTCGCAAACCTGCCCGCCATCTCCGTCCCCGCCGGCGAAACCGACGATGGCCTGCCGGTCGGCCTGCAACTCGTCGGCCCGGCCTTCGGCGAGAAGGAGATCATCCGGGCCGGCAGCGCGCTGGCGTAGCACTGCGAGCGCGAGTAATCAACGGGACCGAGCGCATTTTTCCCCGACCTGGACTCAAATCGTCGTTTGAGTATCCGCAATCGGTTCGGTATAGGGACCCGTCGGACTGGATATGAAGCGACGGACACTCCTGGGTGGCCTCGGTGCGGCCCTCGGGACCGGTCTGGCCGGCTGTACCGGTTTCGGGGCCGCCGACGCCGACGCGCCGACCGACGACACCGAGACGCCGAGCGACAGCCGCGGGTCGACACCCGAGCGCACCGACGACACGCCGGTGGACACGGGTACGCCGTCGGAGCGACCGGTGACGGTCCACGAGACGCTGACGGTGCCCGGCGAGGCCGGCGGGGCGAGTGCGGACGTCCGGCCACACCACCTCCGACTCTACAACGACGTCGACACGGACAGGGCCGTCACGTTCTCGGTCTCACCCTCGGGCAACGGGGTTCTCAGGAGCGTGTCGGGGAGCTACGAGGTCCCGGCGCGCCACGCCGTCAGCATCGAACTCCAGCAGCCGGCGACCTACAGCGTGGCCGTCAGCGTCGACGGTGACCTCGTCACGACGTTCGAACTCGACGAGAGCTGGTTCGACTGCAACAGTTC contains:
- the gatA gene encoding Asp-tRNA(Asn)/Glu-tRNA(Gln) amidotransferase subunit GatA; translation: MNHNGYITEETIAGSDDGPLAGRTVAVKDNISTEGVRTTCGSAMLDDYVPPYDATVVQRLKDAGATIPGKTNMDEFGMGTTTETSAFGPTENPAAEGHVPGGSSGGSAAVVAAGDADMALGTDTGGSVRCPAAFCGVVGIKPTYGLVSRYGLVAYANSLEQIGPIAPTVEEAAELLEVVAGPDERDATTQDATEYGTDYDFAGAADGDVDGLSIGVPTELVEGADDEVVETFWDAIDELEAQGASYHEVDLPSVEHAVEAYYVIAMSEASSNLARFDGVRYGTSGGYEGNWNESFAKAREEGFGAEVKRRVLLGTYALSAGYQDKYYKKAQDARAWVKQDFDEALSDADVLASPTMPVPPFELGESLDDPLKMYLADANTTPVNLANLPAISVPAGETDDGLPVGLQLVGPAFGEKEIIRAGSALA
- the gatC gene encoding Asp-tRNA(Asn)/Glu-tRNA(Gln) amidotransferase subunit GatC translates to MSEPAVDPEEVRDIADLARVDLADDELELFAEQFADILAYFETLDEVPEVEREPELTNVMRPDETRECLDQSEALQNAAETEDGYFKGPRVS